The Leopardus geoffroyi isolate Oge1 chromosome C1, O.geoffroyi_Oge1_pat1.0, whole genome shotgun sequence sequence atttagcatcttcCATATGCCTTATGCAGTTGTCAATATGTTTCTCCAAGCTTCATTTGCAAAGATAATTCCTAGAAGTTGAGTTACTCCAAATAAAACGTCATCTACCCTTTTGTGTTtggaatgattttaaaattcatgagcTTCAAAGTTTTGCACTTCATTTAAGATGAAGCTTTcggaaatatttaaaatcattttatagttttatagttttgtattcaGTAATACAGGTAAAGCATCATTAGTGATGGTAAAAAGATTTTGTTGGTTGCtatgatatatatgaaacatCTGACTAACCCCATGTCAAAATTTGTCTTTCACTCACACATTCTCATTCTTTGATCCATTTGCCCCTTTTCAGATTTCTGCCTATTTGGCTCTTTCTGACCCTATTAATTGGTTTAATCCAGCTCCCAACTTCATCtgtaattcctttcttttctggcaCTCTCCCCATTCAGTCTCTTTCACTTTCCAACTAGgccttatttctgtctttttttcttttcttcttagcaAAGAGTCTGAATAATGAGAATATTTAAGTTGAAATCCTGGCTCTTAAAAATTTGgtcaagtaaaataaattttcaggacCTCACTGTACTCATCCATTACAGATGAGTAACATCCACAAGAGAGGAAGTGACCAGCTCAATTTAATGTCCCCAGATAGTAAAATTCAATGACTTTGAGTCCTACTACTGAGCTCTTTGATCCTGCTATATATTGGCCAATTAGAACAAGGATCAAAGAAGAAGACTATCTGTTAAGAGTGTAAAAAACATACTCAAGATACAAATACATTtgggtcttctttttctttttcctaaatctTCAAACAACAGTAACTCCTTGGtgtaaaatacaaaaggaaaattaaaaaaaaaaagaaaatccttagttttctaccttttttatagtttattttttgtttcccaaaCTAGAATCAAAACTCGTTAAATGCATGAATAGCAACaggtattatcttttttaaaaacccaagggGTTTCACAAAGCTGCCAGAATGAATCCAAGACAGGAGAAGGTGCATCTTGGTGGGCGTGATCACCACATGGAAAACAGAACTTCAATTTATACAACCACTTTATTAGGTGTCCTTACATCTTGACCGGATGCCAGACACATTCCAAAATTTCTAATGCAAATCTCAAAAGCAAATCATcaaatcaatattaaaattaacataaaacttCCTTACAGATAAACCGgctttttttaagctttgttaaaATTCCACTAAAATTAACAGTTACACATACAAAtctaaacattaatttttctatttctgtctatAAATATGAGTTAAGAATGTAATATCTgttgggttcctgggtggctcagtcggttaagcggtcaacttcagctcaggtcatgatctcagcctgtgaattcaagccctgcatcaggatctgtactgacggctcagagcctggagcctgcttcagattctgtgactccctctctctcctgccatctcccccacttgcactctctctctcaaatataaataaacatgaaaaaaagagtgTAATATCTGCAATaaaaggcacacacaaaaaaaaaatcaactgctaCTACagtaaatattatatgattttattacttattaactatattgtttagtttatttcatttttaaatcatgctaCCTATAATAATTCTCAAAGACTAAGAAAATGTGGCTAGTCAcgtacttttgtttgtttactcaaaGGGACAATATCAGAGAAACATAAGAGTGACAACATTTAAGTATTAGTCTGATAACTGAGTTACAATCAAGCCTTACTAAATGTCCATGAGACCTTAAAATCTCATTTCTAGTGATAACCTTCTATATAATTATTGttataaaaggcaaaatgaaagcCAATTTAGGTCTTTTCACCCAGGAAAACTTTTAGACCAAATTAATCTaggataaaagaaatagaaatctataACTGACTCCACAATCTTTCTGTTGTTTCCAGATACACGTCCAATTTGGGAAGTGTCAAACTGATAAAGCAGAATGGCCAACAGATTTAAGCCCGTATTTAAATCTGAAGTACGGGTGCTTGGCTGGTTTAGTCAATACAGCAtgtaattcttgatctcaggatcatgaattcaagccccatactgggtgtagagcttacttaaaaaactttttttaaaaaaattaataagtaatattaataagtaatattatttaaaaaataataagtaaaaaataaataaatatttgaagtaatatcgtaacaagaaagtagaaagaacaaatgtgatagcaatatcacacacacacacacacacacacacacacacacacacacacaatgccagAATTCTACTTACCTCATGGGCTAACATTTTATAGAGTTCTTCTCTAGTTACagaaattctttctctgtctgtacTGTCCACAACAACAATTACAaactaaaataattacaaaaaaatagtgattacacaattcaatattcataaaatttataaagtactTAATTGATTTACAGACCACAAATACCAAGAAATTAGAGCCTCATGCTATGGTATTACTGGAAAACCAGAGATACCTTCTATATACATTGTGAAGCCTGAAGGTTTGATCCATTTGTATTCAAATatcatttgctaatttttaagagaaaataagagaaaaaagaatacaatgcTAACGCTATTAGAATGTCAGTTCTACTACTCCGTTAATATTCTACTCCATTAATACTACTCCGTTAGTATTCTAACCAATATACATGTTTGTTTCTAAATTAATGTCTTGAATGGTAATGAGCTTGTCTCCAACTATGTGCACCACagtcaatatgaaaaaaatacagtgaagctaatataatgttgtaCGCTAATtagactttaataaaaaaatcttactaagaaaaaatatgaaaaagaatacattataATCCTAGATTTTAGATATTTCTAcagatattatttattaatatcgATCTGAAACTCTAAAAGGGCATGATACGGGAGTAATGTGACAgttaaatcaacttttaaaactcaacaaatgaaagaatacatCTATTTAAATCCATGCTTCTCTTGTTTATGTAAATGGTACCTGCTGCCTGCAAGCACAACTCTTTCTTGAACTAATGATGAGACTAGGGTCAAAAGATGTAGTGAGACCTGTGAAGGAGCCAAGGAGGACTGAGCTACACTGTACCTCTTCTTCACCTGCATGAGTACCAAGAACCACCATGGAAGCAGAACCTGAAACAGTCATTTTATGATGGCACTGGTGATGCCCAGGTTAACTCTGCTTATAAAGAACAAGCactatggattttttaaaaccagCTTTCCATTTCCAGATAAACCACTGTTAATTTTCAGAGTCTTTTCTATTTATCAGATGTCATTAACCATATGGCAGATGGCTAAGAGAACTGCTACTTTACCTCTTCTCTCACTTGACACTCACCTAAGACCCATCCTATTCTAAGGCATTTTAATAAAACcattaatttttaagatgttGTCATAAATTTGATACTTGCAGCATTATACACAGAAATACTAACCATATATACCTTTCCTTCTCCAAAATACATGATCAAATGCTTAGCAAAGTGTTAGGGGATCAGGTCATTAGAGACAATTAATAGTGTCTTAATGATACAATATGCATCTTTATATACATTTGGAGTTTTATAATCAGTACTATAAAAACAACTGTCACAATAAATTGAACTTTCAATTTACAAGGTCTATACAATAAAGGTCTCAAATGTCATAGGTCTGAATTGCCTCTTGggaaataacatataaataaaaacatatgattTATGTCCAAATTGCTTTATAACCAAAAGAAGAATTATTTCATGTGCAATTGTGCTACATAAAAGAACATACATAGTAAAGGTCTGGCCAGGATTCAAGCCTCCAGAACCCTCTCATTTAACTAGGATTTTCTGTAtgcagacaaaaaataaatactaagagaaataaaatgacaaagtgTGAGATTGAACTTACTGTAAAAACAACTATTTAAGATGAGTTCTGGGATCCATACATAATCAGACTAATCAATCACCCCTTCATTCCAATTCTCCCTATAGACAGGTTCAATGAGAGTGGATATACAGAACAATGACCCTGAAACAGGGAATCAAAGATTCTATCATGtttaaattctacttttattAACATATTGGGATATTTCAAAAAGATTAATTATAAGAGTTCACATCTAGAAGATATTTCCCAAGCATTCTGTTCTTAGAAGTTTTAGTATATTAAGAAACATTACCTCTGTGTTAGTATAGTAAGTGTTCCAGGAAGAACGAAGAGATTCTTGACCACCAATATCCCACATTAAGAAACGTGTATTATTAATCACTATTTCTTCTACATTACTTCCAATTGTAGGTGATGTATGTACAACTTCATtcatagaactaaaaaaaaaaagttcaaatatattacaattaGCAGGGAAGCTAGATTGTTTGAGCATTTTGCAATCAAAGGAAAAATCAGCAtgagttttcatattttatatccaAATGGCCCTTTCCCACTAGCTCAGAAGAGTAAGGTAAgggttggggcatctgggtggctcagtccttaagcatctgactttggctcaggtcatgatctcatagatcaTGAGCTTGAGTCTCACACCGGGTGAGCACATGCCCTGCTTTGGGGGGAGCATGAGCTCCACTTCAGGTGAACACAAGCCCCGCCTCAGGTGAAccccacttctctgtctctgtccttcactcacttgtgccctctttttctaggaaaaaaaaaaaaaaaaaaggagtgaggtAAGGGTTTAAACAGGGATGGAACTAGGTAGTGGACGATCTGGAATACTCTAGATTGATTCCCCAGAAACTATATAAACAATATTTCTCTACTTTCTATAAGTAAAAAAACTGAACAACATGCTCTACATCATATAAATTTCTAGCTGTCCTACAACAGTTGCTTAAATCTGGCTCCTGGTTTATAGTCAACCTGATTTCTTACAGAATATTTTAGGTTCCATAtaactttttattgcttttgctaATCAAATATTACCCaggcagaaaaaataattatgaatgataaaataaaaattttaaactagttAATACTTACAACTGGTAAAGAATGGTAGTTTTCCCTGCATTATCCAGCCCAACAATGATAACTTTgtgctctgaaataaaaaaaaacattaatcatttattaattaaaaacaaaaataggccaTTTAAGTTCTAACCGTGAATTTTAGGCATCAACTGGGTACATAGTGGGGTGgggtaaattagaaaaaaaggccAGCCTTTAAATCTGGTAGCGGAAGGCCAGGTCCCATCATAGATAACCGTAAACTGAGTACATTTAGACCACAGAATTGTTCTAACACCAAATCTAACCAAATTCTAAGGTTAGAATTTGTTCTAACCAAATCTAAGGATGTATGGCTATGGTGGCAGCGACTCCCTCTCCCTTGGCTTCTATGACACCACTTTCTCCAagttctcttccactctctcttgatatatacagattttttaccACAGATTCCTCTTCCTTGGGTCTTCTTCAAAAACATTCATGTTTCCCAAAGCTGTCTTCTTCCAttctcttcacattttatttagcaGGCGCTCTTAGGGCCTATCTAGTTCTATGCTATCTAAAAACTATTCCAAAGATAGTATGTGGAAGAAGCTCATTTCCAAAGATGGTGTCTGTATagtctcctcccttccctgattCCATGTGAATCTGAGCTGGTCCTGTGACTCACTTTTAACCAAAAGAATAtagcagaagtgatgctgtgtgactTCAAGCCTAGACCATTACAAACCTTGCAGCTGCTGGCTCTCTTGGACAACTACCCTTGGAGTAAACTGGGCACCATGTAACAAGTCCTACTATCCCCAAACCACTATATACGTAAGTCAGAAAGCCTAAGCTGATCATGTGGCTTGACCCTGTGGAGAGAGATCACCACGTGGTTGCCCCAGCTGTTCTAGCCATTCCAGGTGAGATGCCAGACACACAAATAAAGAAGCCATCTTGGATATGTAGCCAGGTCAAGCTATAGATGACTCTAGTTCTAGCTGTTAACTGCAACCaaatgagaatcccaagctagAACTTCCTAGCTGAGCTCAGTCAAATCGCAGAACCATGAcagataaatgataaattattgcTTTAAGTCACAAAATTTAGGAgcggtttgttacacagcagtagataacACAAGCACTATGAAAAAAGACATGCAattatgtgatcttgggcaaatgacttattTCTCTAATCCCTAAGTTTTCTCGATATAAAACAGGGACAACAATACCTATCTTTCAGAGTTGTATAATGATTAAGATAGCACATGAGCAGTGCCAACCACTAAGAAAGATTGTTCCTAATCCCAAATCTCTCCTAAACTCCAACCTATCTAGTAGACACAGTGCCACTCAACATATCCCAAACCCAACATTCAAACCTTTTTCTAATTCTATTCTACCTAATTTGCTTAATGGCATTACCACAAATTCAGTTGCCCCTGGAGCTTATTCAATGTTTCCCTCAACCCCAACAACTAATTTGTCACCAAGTTCTATGGATTCCACCTCAAAAATATATCCTGAACCTGCCTCCTTTCACCGGTCCTAGTTGTAGTCCTTCTCATTTCTTATTGTAAAACCTTCCCTACGTAGACTGTCTCCAATCCACCTTCCCACTGTTTTTACAGTAATTGTTCTACACTATAAAGCTGATACCACCACTCTTATTGAAATGATGGCTCTCCATTTTGACAGAAAGACATGGCACAAGTTCTCAGCCTTGTAAATAAAGACAGTCATAACTGACTAAGCTCCGGCTTTATCTCTCACCACTACCACCAGGTACCTAGGTTGAAATTCAAGCCATTCTCCCCACATAAGCTGCCACATGTCTTTATAGCAAACATTTCTCTACCTCTACTCGGCTTTTCCCTGAGCCAGAATTATCTTATCCGATTCTCCATTTAGGGAATTCCTACTAATCTTTTAAGTTTAGTTTTCCCCCCAAAATCACTTTCTCATGCTTTTCCACAATATCTCTAACTAGCACTTATCATTAACTATTTACACATACACTAACTAATCTTCTCAGCCCAATGAGGCATGCTTTATGCGTATAGATCCCAGGCCAATCATCTTTATAATCCCAGTCACTACAACTTTTCCTGGCACaaggtactcaacaaatgttgaaTTAATTACTATTCATTCTATAAATAATAGATGTTGAGGATTGTAACACCTCACAGTAAGGATATCTTTGAGAAAAAGCCTTTTCAATGAGATGGCATAAGTTTTCCAATAGTTGCCATTTACCGTAGAGGGGAATTCCTATTATACAAAAATAGGAAGATcaagtaaatagaaaattttaatacaatCTATTTTCTCCAATCACTCATTTCTCTGAAGAGAGGGCAGGCAGCTTAGGACCACTAGGGTTCTAAAGGGAGATGATCATGTTTCCCCCATATAggttcttaaaaacaattttaaagacgCAGGGCCCAGTACATTTAATCTTTCGAGGTGACTAGGGTAAAGGAACTGAGAAAATGATCAAATACAAAGatgatacttattttaaataaagggtTGCTAACATGTAGAGGGCTTGCTAAGGGAAGTTCAGTTGAATGACCACCAAAAGGCCTCATCAAGTGATGTTTCTCTCTGGTGAATTTACCTAGTGCATGGCCCTTCATCTCCCAGGTCCACAAACTCAATCCTGCTAGTATCTCAGAGTAGACAGGGCTCAAAGAAAGCAACTCACAGAAATGACATATACACAAGAATGCCAAAATGAGTAACATACAATGAGATCAAATGTTCAAAACTAACCTGGCAAGTGCAGTCTCTCCCTAAGGAAAAGTAATAGGGTGGTCAGATTATTTGGGGAACATGGGCTCCCATCAAAGGGTGTGTTTTATAAGCTTAATGACTGGATATATCCATCTTCACATTAGTGCCATACCTGCATCAGGGCCAGATTATAGAGTTCTTGAAGGAAGGTACCATTTTacctggaaagtttttttttttttttttttttaatttttttttttttcaacgtttatttatttttgggacagagagagacagagcatgaacgggggaggggcagagagagagggagacacagaatcggaaacaggctccaggctctgagccatcagcccagagcccaacgcggggctcgaactcacggaccgcgagatcgtgacctggctgaagtcggacgcttaaccgactgcgccacccaggcgccccacctggaaagtttttaaaatgcatggcAATTCTGCctaattctgtatttttctatGCCCCCAGAATAAGCATTCTTCTTTTAATGGTGTATCTCTTCTTCACTTCTATTACTACAACCacctataaacattttaattaagcaGAATTCACATCAGGCTATACTGTGATCTCTGGCTTGGATGAAAATTTTTAGCTTCCCACTTGaatactaatttttaataatacCATTCTCAAAATGCCAACTATTTTTAGTTTCAGGAATATCATTTTCTAACCTCCACTGTATCACCTGGACCAAATTTAGACAGACTAGACTAAGACAGACTAGACAGACTAGACTTTAGGCCAATACTcaggaagaaaatacaattaatCTGACCCATGTGAGAAATATCATTCTAAAAAGTATCAAATTAATAGGGGCAAAAAGAAACAGTACAAATATAGGCAAGAATCTATGACAAATAACTATAGACTGActtaaaaaagtgtgtgtgtacaaataacACATACAGACACCCCAAATACAAAAAGCATTGTCTGTTACAAAGTCCTTCATCACTTAAAGAGGTTGGAGTTTTATTCTAACCATGCTtcaatttttcaaagtattttgctACATTTCATTTGTAACTGCTATCAGAGCCTGTGGTACACTGTTTTGAGCATTCACACAGAGCCCCTTAACAGCTGAAGACCCCTTAACAGCTGAAGATGAATTTGAATTTAAAGGGGGATGGGAGCCACTTGGTATTATCTCAGCCATAAAGTAAAAGATGGTTCAAATGAGtgctatcttttttccattaaatgaAGTGTGACCCCTAAATGATAAGAATGATTTAAAGATTTGtctaaaaaattctaaaaggagtttctaggggcacctggttaagcatcagttaagtgtccgactcgtgatttcggctcaggtcatgatctcatgatcaagcctcactttgggctctgcttgggattctctctctcccttgttctctaaacaaataaacttaaaaaaaaaaaaataggggtgcccaggtcactcagttggttaagagtccaagttgggctcaggtcatgatcccacagttcagaGTTTAGGCCCTGTGTttcgctctgtgctgacagctcagagcctagagcctgctccggattctgtctctccttctctctctgcacctcccctgttcccactctgtctctctctttctcaaatataaacattaaaaaatagtaataataaataaataaaagg is a genomic window containing:
- the ARL5A gene encoding ADP-ribosylation factor-like protein 5A; the encoded protein is MGILFTRIWRLFNHQEHKVIIVGLDNAGKTTILYQFSMNEVVHTSPTIGSNVEEIVINNTRFLMWDIGGQESLRSSWNTYYTNTEFVIVVVDSTDRERISVTREELYKMLAHEDLRKAGLLIFANKQDVKECMTVAEISQFLKLTSIKDHQWHIQACCALTGEGLCQGLEWMMSRLKIR